A DNA window from Solanum lycopersicum chromosome 3, SLM_r2.1 contains the following coding sequences:
- the LOC138347237 gene encoding uncharacterized protein isoform X2, with translation MNTWGTKGLRTGAAAARGNQNPPQAPAEGVAMPVNPAGLTDAEVRASLAQMAQAITMQAQAMTAQVNRQDVLRENPPVHSIADRLRDFTRMNPPIFTGAKTSEDPQEFIDELHKILVAMGATDIEKAELASYQLKDVAQTWCKMWRDSRVLGGVPVTWELFKTAFLERFFPREMKEAKVEEFINLKQGSMTVREYSLKFVKLSRYATPLVSTSREEMSRFLTGINGDLEEDCRAAMLHDNMNLSRLMMHVQQVEDSRKRRGVRDVRRPRPQDQAGPNHGGHRNNFGVREQPKFKKGQQSAGNSDPQRNTTPRGGRPEPKRGNGGEMQRPRKTCTKCGRTHLGECRQGTNACFGCGKSGHMVIDCPQNRGQAGGNAQPRPTPHNAEAAEPPKRNRFYALKGREEQEKSADVVTGAGTGGR, from the exons atgaatactTGGGGAACTAAGGGTCTGAGGACGGGAGCAGCAGCAGCTAGGGGTAATCagaatccaccccaggctccagctgaaggagtggccaTGCCAGTGAACCCAGCAgggttgactgatgcggaggtgagggcatctctagcccagatggcacaggccatcacgatgcaggcccaagctatgactgcccaagtcaaCCGGCAGGATGTTCTAAGGGAAAACCCACCGGTTCACAGCATAGCTGACAGACtgcgagacttcacgaggatgaatcctccaattttCACAGGGGCTAAGACTTCAGAAGATCCTCAGGAATTTATAGACGAGTTGCATAAGATACTGGTGGCCATGGGGGccactgatattgagaaggctgagttggcttcctaccagctcaaagatgttgcacagacttggtgcaaaatGTGGCGAGATAGCCGTGTCCTAGGAGGGGTGCCAGTCACCTGGGAGCTGTTCAAGACAGCATTTTTGGAAaggttcttccctagagagatgaaagaggccaaggttgaggagttcatcaacctcaagcaaggATCCATGactgtcagggagtattccctgaagtttgtgaagTTATCAAGGTATGCTACTCCCTTGGTTTCTACCAGCAGGGAGGAGATGAGCAGattcctcacaggaatcaatGGAGACCTGGAGGAGGATTGTCGggctgcgatgctccatgataatatgaacctttctagattaatgatgcatgtccagcaggtagaggacagccgaaagaggagaggtgtacgtgatgttaggaggcctaggcctcaagatcaggcaggtcccaaccatggaggccatagaaacaattttggcgTCCGCGAGCAGCCCAAATTCAAGAAGGGGCAACAGAGTGCTGGAAATTCTGACCCTCAGAGAAATACAACGCCTAGAGGAGGCAGACCCGAACCCAAGaggggcaatggaggtgagatgcagcgtcCAAGGAAgacttgtactaagtgtggccGAACTCACCTTGGAGAATGtagacagggcactaatgcttgtttcggttgtggtaagagtggacacatggtcATAGACTGTCCCCAGAACAGAGGTCAGGCTGggggtaatgctcagcctaggcctacCCCACATAATGCAGAAGCAGCCGAGCCTCCGAAGAGGAACAGATTTTATGCCTTGAAAGgtagggaggagcaggagaagtccgctgatgtggtcacag gtgcaggcacaggtggacgctag
- the LOC138347237 gene encoding uncharacterized protein isoform X1 translates to MNTWGTKGLRTGAAAARGNQNPPQAPAEGVAMPVNPAGLTDAEVRASLAQMAQAITMQAQAMTAQVNRQDVLRENPPVHSIADRLRDFTRMNPPIFTGAKTSEDPQEFIDELHKILVAMGATDIEKAELASYQLKDVAQTWCKMWRDSRVLGGVPVTWELFKTAFLERFFPREMKEAKVEEFINLKQGSMTVREYSLKFVKLSRYATPLVSTSREEMSRFLTGINGDLEEDCRAAMLHDNMNLSRLMMHVQQVEDSRKRRGVRDVRRPRPQDQAGPNHGGHRNNFGVREQPKFKKGQQSAGNSDPQRNTTPRGGRPEPKRGNGGEMQRPRKTCTKCGRTHLGECRQGTNACFGCGKSGHMVIDCPQNRGQAGGNAQPRPTPHNAEAAEPPKRNRFYALKGREEQEKSADVVTGMLQVFSTSVYALLDPGSTLSFVTPLLALTFEVLPEVLHDPIVVSTPLGENVKADRVYQNCPIVVSGRAMCANLIELPMHDFDIILGMDWLHSHYACLDCRSRVVRFRFPNEEELVWDGYNPTRPNPLISNLKANKMMAKGLLCHLVSVNDLDHDVPSIDSVPVVNEFLDVFPEDLPGVPPLREIDFGIDLEPDTKPISIPPYRMAPAELKELKVQLKDLTDKGFIQPSISPWGAPVLFVKKKNGTLRMCIDYRQLNKVTIKNKYPLPRIDDLFDQLQGSSFFSKIDLRSGIISLGLGMGMSQKQLFIPVMVIMSSWLCHSVSRMHLLHLWTS, encoded by the coding sequence atgaatactTGGGGAACTAAGGGTCTGAGGACGGGAGCAGCAGCAGCTAGGGGTAATCagaatccaccccaggctccagctgaaggagtggccaTGCCAGTGAACCCAGCAgggttgactgatgcggaggtgagggcatctctagcccagatggcacaggccatcacgatgcaggcccaagctatgactgcccaagtcaaCCGGCAGGATGTTCTAAGGGAAAACCCACCGGTTCACAGCATAGCTGACAGACtgcgagacttcacgaggatgaatcctccaattttCACAGGGGCTAAGACTTCAGAAGATCCTCAGGAATTTATAGACGAGTTGCATAAGATACTGGTGGCCATGGGGGccactgatattgagaaggctgagttggcttcctaccagctcaaagatgttgcacagacttggtgcaaaatGTGGCGAGATAGCCGTGTCCTAGGAGGGGTGCCAGTCACCTGGGAGCTGTTCAAGACAGCATTTTTGGAAaggttcttccctagagagatgaaagaggccaaggttgaggagttcatcaacctcaagcaaggATCCATGactgtcagggagtattccctgaagtttgtgaagTTATCAAGGTATGCTACTCCCTTGGTTTCTACCAGCAGGGAGGAGATGAGCAGattcctcacaggaatcaatGGAGACCTGGAGGAGGATTGTCGggctgcgatgctccatgataatatgaacctttctagattaatgatgcatgtccagcaggtagaggacagccgaaagaggagaggtgtacgtgatgttaggaggcctaggcctcaagatcaggcaggtcccaaccatggaggccatagaaacaattttggcgTCCGCGAGCAGCCCAAATTCAAGAAGGGGCAACAGAGTGCTGGAAATTCTGACCCTCAGAGAAATACAACGCCTAGAGGAGGCAGACCCGAACCCAAGaggggcaatggaggtgagatgcagcgtcCAAGGAAgacttgtactaagtgtggccGAACTCACCTTGGAGAATGtagacagggcactaatgcttgtttcggttgtggtaagagtggacacatggtcATAGACTGTCCCCAGAACAGAGGTCAGGCTGggggtaatgctcagcctaggcctacCCCACATAATGCAGAAGCAGCCGAGCCTCCGAAGAGGAACAGATTTTATGCCTTGAAAGgtagggaggagcaggagaagtccgctgatgtggtcacaggtatgctgcaagtattctcaacttctgtttatgctttacttgatccagggtctacacTTTCCTTTGTGACTCCTCTACTTGCCCTTACTTTTGAAGTACTACCTGAAGtcctgcatgatcctatagtggttagtacgcctttaggagaaaatgtgaaAGCTGATAGGGTATACCAgaattgcccaatagttgtgagtggcagggctatgtgtgcaaacttgattgagttacccatgcatgattttgatattattcttggcatggactggcttcacagccattatgcttgcttggactgtcgtagtagagtggtgaggtttcgtttccctaatgaagaagagttagTCTGGGATGGGTACAATCCGACTCGCCCTAAccccttgatttcaaatcttaaggccaataaaatgatggccaaagggttattatgtcatctagtgagtgttaatgatttagatcatgatgttccttccatagactcggtGCCTGTAGTAAATGAattcctagatgtgtttcctgaagatttgcctggagtccctccccttcgagagattgactttggtatcgacttagaacctgatactaaaccaatctcaattcctccttatagaatggctccagcagaactcaaggagttgaaggtgcagttaaaagatctcactgataagggtttcattcaaccgagcatatccccttggggcgctccagtgttgtttgtaaagaaaaagaatgggacccttagaatgtgtatcgattatcggcagctcaacaaagtcactataaagaataagtatccacttcccagaattgatgatttgttcgatcaactccaagggtctagtttcttctctaagattgatcttcgttcaggtatcatcagcttagggttagggatggggATGTCCCAAAAACAGCTTTTcatacccgttatggtcattatgagttcttggttatgtcattcggtctcacgaatgcacctgctgcatttatggacctcatga